In the Brachyhypopomus gauderio isolate BG-103 chromosome 4, BGAUD_0.2, whole genome shotgun sequence genome, one interval contains:
- the LOC143512395 gene encoding tubulin alpha chain-like has protein sequence MRECISIHVGQAGVQMGNTCWELYCLEHGIQPDGQMPNHTPVGAHDDSFTTFFSETGAGKYVPRAIFVDLEPSVIDEVRTGTYRQLFHPEQLISGKEDAANNYARGHYTVGKEVIDSVLDRVRKLTDQCTGLQGFLVFHSFGGGTGSGFTSLLMERLSVDYGKKSKLEFAIYPAPQVSTAVVEPYNSILTTHTTLEHSDCAFMVDNEAIYDICRRNLDIERPSYTNLNRLISQIVSSITASLRFDGALNVDLTEFQTNLVPYPRIHFPLATYAPVISAEKAYHEQLSVADITNACFEPSNQMVKCDPRHGKYMACCLLYRGDVVPKDVNVAIAAIKTKRSIQFVDWCPTGFKVGINYQPPTVVPGGDLAKVQRAVCMLSNTTAIAEAWARLDHKFDLMYAKRAFVHWYVGEGMEEGEFSEAREDMAALEKDYEEVGIDSFEEDEDFEEY, from the exons ATG CGTGAGTGTATATCCATCCATGTGGGTCAGGCAGGTGTTCAGATGGGCAACACCTGCTGGGAGCTGTACTGTCTGGAACACGGGATCCAGCCCGACGGCCAAATGCCAAACCACACCCCCGTGGGCGCACACGACGACTCGTTCACCACCTTTTTCAGCGAgacaggtgctgggaaatacgtCCCACGCGCCATCTTTGTTGACCTGGAACCGTCAGTCATCG ATGAGGTGCGTACAGGCACGTATCGTCAGCTCTTCCACCCTGAGCAGCTGATCTCTGGCAAAGAGGACGCAGCCAACAACTACGCCCGCGGGCACTACACCGTAGGCAAGGAGGTCATCGACTCAGTTCTGGACCGCGTTCGCAAACTG ACTGACCAGTGCACCGGTCTCCAAGGTTTTCTGGTGTTCCACAGCTTTGGTGGTGGTACTGGTTCTGGCTTCACCTCCCTGTTGATGGAGCGCCTCTCCGTCGACTATGGCAAGAAGTCCAAGCTGGAGTTTGCCATCTACCCGGCTCCCCAGGTGTCCACAGCAGTGGTGGAGCCCTACAACTCCATCCtgaccacccacaccaccctggaGCACTCGGACTGTGCCTTCATGGTGGACAATGAAGCCATCTATGATATCTGTCGTAGGAACTTGGACATCGAGCGCCCATCCTATACCAATCTCAACAGGCTAATCAGCCAAATTGTCTCCTCCATCACTGCTTCTCTGAGATTTGATGGGGCTCTGAATGTGGATCTGACAGAGTTCCAGACCAACTTGGTGCCCTACCCTCGCATTCACTTCCCTCTGGCCACATACGCTCCTGTGATCTCTGCTGAGAAGGCCTACCATGAACAGCTGTCTGTCGCAGACATCACCAATGCCTGCTTTGAACCTTCCAATCAGATGGTGAAGTGTGACCCCCGTCACGGTAAATACATGGCGTGCTGTCTCCTCTATCGTGGAGATGTTGTGCCCAAAGATGTCAACGTGGCAATCGCTGCCATTAAAACCAAGAGGAGCATCCAGTTTGTGGACTGGTGCCCCACTGGTTTCAAGGTTGGCATCAACTACCAGCCCCCCACTGTGGTTCCTGGTGGAGACCTGGCTAAGGTTCAGAGGGCCGTGTGTATGCTGAGCAACACCACAGCCATCGCTGAGGCCTGGGCACGCCTGGACCACAAGTTTGACCTGATGTACGCCAAGAGAGCCTTCGTGCACTGGTATGTGGGGGAGGGCATGGAGGAGGGGGAGTTCTCAGAGGCCAGGGAGGACATGGCCGCTCTGGAGAAGGACTATGAAGAAGTGGGAATCGACTCATTTGAGGAAGATGAGGACTTTGAAGAATAttag
- the LOC143512396 gene encoding tubulin alpha chain-like — MPSDQDPGRGDDSFNTFFSETGSGKHVPRAIFVDLEPTVIDEVRTGTYRQLFHPEQLITGKEDAANNYARGHYTIGKEVIDSVLDRIRKLADQCTGLQGFLVFHSFGGGTGSGFTSLLMERLSVDYGKKSKLEFAIYPAPQVSTAVVEPYNSILTTHTTLEHSDCAFMVDNEAIYDICRRNLDIERPTYTNLNRLISQIVSSITASLRFDGALNVDLTEFQTNLVPYPRIHFPLATYAPVISAEKAYHEQLSVADITNACFEPSNQMVKCDPRHGKYMACCLLYRGDVVPKDVNSAIASIKTKRTIQFVDWCPTGFKVGINYQPPTVVPGGDLAKVQRAVCMLSNTTAIAEAWARLDHKFDLMYAKRAFVHWYVGEGMEEGEFSEAREDMAALEKDYEEVGTDSIGEDEEGDGVEF, encoded by the exons ATGCCCAGTGATCAGGACCCTGGAAGAGGAGATGATTCCTTTAACACCTTCTTCAGTGAGACAGGATCAGGAAAACATGTCCCACGAGCCATCTTCGTTGATCTGGAGCCCACTGTGATTG ATGAGGTGCGTACAGGCACGTATCGTCAGCTCTTCCACCCTGAACAACTCATCACTGGCAAAGAAGACGCTGCCAACAACTACGCCCGCGGGCACTACACCATCGGAAAAGAGGTCATCGACTCAGTCTTGGACCGCATACGTAAACTG GCTGACCAGTGCACCGGTCTCCAAGGTTTTCTGGTGTTCCACAGCTTTGGTGGTGGTACTGGTTCTGGCTTCACCTCCCTGTTGATGGAGCGCCTCTCCGTCGACTATGGCAAGAAGTCCAAGCTGGAGTTTGCCATCTACCCGGCTCCCCAGGTGTCCACAGCAGTGGTGGAGCCCTACAACTCCATCCtgaccacccacaccaccctggaGCACTCGGACTGTGCCTTCATGGTGGATAATGAAGCCATCTATGATATCTGTCGTAGGAACTTGGACATCGAGCGTCCCACCTATACCAATCTCAACAGGCTAATCAGCCAAATTGTCTCCTCCATCACTGCTTCTCTGAGATTTGATGGGGCTCTGAATGTGGATCTGACAGAGTTCCAGACCAACTTGGTGCCCTACCCTCGCATTCACTTCCCTCTGGCCACATACGCTCCTGTGATCTCTGCTGAGAAGGCCTACCATGAACAGCTGTCTGTTGCAGACATCACCAATGCCTGCTTTGAACCTTCCAATCAGATGGTGAAGTGTGACCCCCGTCACGGTAAATACATGGCGTGCTGTCTCCTCTATCGTGGAGATGTTGTGCCCAAAGATGTCAATTCTGCCATTGCCTCAATCAAGACAAAACGAACCATCCAGTTTGTGGACTGGTGCCCCACTGGTTTCAAGGTTGGCATCAACTACCAGCCCCCCACTGTGGTTCCTGGTGGAGACCTGGCTAAGGTTCAGAGGGCCGTGTGTATGCTGAGCAACACCACAGCCATCGCTGAGGCCTGGGCACGCCTGGACCACAAGTTTGACCTGATGTACGCCAAGAGAGCCTTCGTGCACTGGTATGTGGGGGAGGGCATGGAGGAGGGGGAGTTCTCAGAGGCCAGGGAGGACATGGCCGCTCTGGAGAAGGACTATGAAGAAGTGGGCACAGACAGCATAGGAGAAGATGAAGAAGGAGATGGAGTTGAGTTCTGA
- the LOC143512399 gene encoding tubulin alpha chain-like, with amino-acid sequence MRECISMHVGQAGAQMGNACWELYCLEHGIQPDGQMPSDKTIGGGDDSFNTFFSETGAGKHVPRAIFVDLEPTVIDEVRTGTYRQLFHPEQLITGKEDAANNYARGHYTIGKEIIDLVLDRTRKLADQCTGLQGFLIFHSFGGGTGSGFTSLLMERLSVDYGKKSKLEFAIYPAPQVSTAVVEPYNSILTTHTTLEHSDCAFMVDNEAIYDICRKNLDIERPTYTNLNRLIGQIVSSITASLRFDGALNVDLTEFQTNLVPYPRIHFPLATYAPVISAEKAYHEQLSVADITNACFEPSNQMVKCDPRHGKYMACCLLYRGDVVPKDVNSAIASIKTKRTIQFVDWCPTGFKVGINYQPPTVVPGGDLAKVQRAVCMLSNTTAIAEAWARLDHKFDLMYAKRAFVHWYVGEGMEEGEFSEAREDMAALEKDYEEVGTDSIGEDEEGEEY; translated from the exons ATG CGTGAGTGTATCTCTATGCACGTTGGCCAAGCTGGAGCCCAGATGGGCAATGCATGCTGGGAACTTTACTGTCTGGAACACGGGATCCAGCCAGATGGGCAGATGCCCAGTGACAAGACCATCGGTGGAGGAGATGATTCCTTCAATACTTTCTTTAGCGAGACAGGGGCAGGAAAACATGTCCCACGTGCCATCTTTGTAGATCTGGAACCCACTGTGATTG ATGAGGTGCGTACAGGCACGTATCGTCAGCTCTTCCACCCTGAACAACTCATCACTGGCAAAGAAGACGCTGCCAACAACTACGCCCGCGGGCACTACACCATCGGAAAAGAGATCATTGACTTGGTGTTGGACAGGACCCGTAAACTG GCTGACCAATGCACTGGCCTACAGGGATTTCTCATTTTCCACAGCTTTGGTGGTGGTACTGGTTCTGGCTTCACCTCCCTGTTGATGGAGCGCCTCTCCGTCGACTATGGCAAGAAGTCCAAGCTGGAGTTTGCCATCTACCCGGCTCCCCAGGTGTCCACAGCAGTGGTGGAGCCCTACAACTCCATCCtgaccacccacaccaccctggaGCACTCGGACTGTGCCTTCATGGTGGACAATGAAGCCATCTATGATATCTGTCGCAAGAACTTGGACATCGAGCGTCCCACCTATACCAATCTCAACAGGCTAATCGGCCAAATTGTCTCCTCCATCACTGCTTCTCTGAGATTTGATGGGGCTTTGAATGTGGATCTGACAGAGTTCCAGACCAACTTGGTGCCCTACCCTCGCATTCACTTCCCTCTGGCCACATACGCTCCTGTGATCTCTGCTGAGAAGGCCTACCATGAACAGCTGTCTGTTGCAGACATCACCAATGCCTGCTTTGAACCTTCCAATCAGATGGTGAAGTGTGACCCCCGTCACGGTAAATACATGGCGTGCTGTCTCCTCTATCGTGGAGATGTTGTGCCCAAAGATGTCAATTCTGCCATTGCCTCAATCAAGACAAAACGAACCATCCAGTTTGTGGACTGGTGCCCCACTGGTTTCAAGGTTGGCATCAACTACCAGCCCCCCACTGTGGTTCCTGGTGGAGACCTGGCTAAGGTTCAGAGGGCCGTGTGTATGCTGAGCAACACCACAGCCATCGCTGAGGCCTGGGCACGCCTGGACCACAAGTTTGACCTGATGTACGCCAAGAGAGCCTTCGTGCACTGGTATGTGGGGGAGGGCATGGAGGAGGGGGAGTTCTCAGAGGCCAGGGAGGACATGGCCGCTCTGGAGAAGGACTATGAAGAAGTGGGCACAGACAGCATAGGAGAAgatgaagaaggagaagaatactga